The Bremerella cremea sequence AGACGACGCCGCAAGCATTGATGATAGAACAGCAACTCAACGCGCGCATCGCATCGTACCACAACCAGTTGTCGTCCCATTTACGCTCGCTTGAAACCTATTTGAAACAAGAAGAAACCAAAGCAAATTCAAGCGGCGGTTCCGGGGGCATGCGTCGCACGGCAGAGCTCCTTCAATTTAGAGATAATTTTGCCTCCACTATGGTGGTCGATCCCAATGTCATGAGCCAACTTTCAAGCCCGCCGCCAGATGTGCCCCAATTGATTTCGGCCTGCGAAAACGCAATCGCCCAGTACAAGGTCATAGGCGCCGTCAATCGCGCCAATCGACTACGACAAGAGCTAGAGTATTTCAAAAATTACTACCCTGTACCGTTATTGGACGAACTGCTTGGCTCAGAGCTGGTCGAGAACGGCAGCTTTGAAACAACCGACGTGAATGGCGTTCCTCTTCCCTGGAAAGCAGCATCAGGGGATTGGGAGGTCGAGCCACATCAGCACCCTTCGGATCTTGGAAAGCGATATTTAATTGCCAACGGCACAAAGGATGGCGAGATATCTCAGATCATTGATTTTTCGAGAACTGCCATCACGTCCGATTACTTTCTGCTTAGCGGTATGCTGAAAAACGACGACCCGAAATATGTTCAAGCGAAATTACGCATTACCTACCTGAAAGATCGCGAAGGGCCAACAATTTTGGCCTATGAGAGTAGCCTTCCTCAGAACAACGCTTGGGCTCCTGTTGCCCTGCTTGTCCCCATTCCGCAATATGCTCGTTTCGCTCGGATTAGCTTGATTTCTGATCGGAAGAGAAGCTCGAAGTATTTTGCAAGATTTGACAATATCTCCTTCCGCCCCTTAACCAAGTAGCCAACCCACCAGAGTTTTGCCTGCCAGCAATCAGGCACCCGTAATACCTGTTCTTGCCAAAGATGCCTTCCATGAGTGACCTTCAAGATCGTCATACTTTGTTAGAATCGAACGACGACTCCGCGTCAGTTCCAGCACGAACTTCCAAGCGATCCCAGAATCAAACTCATCCCCCCGATGCCGAACTTTTCCGTCCCACACAACGTCCTCCAGTCTCGATTTTGACCGTCTGCGACGATGGCAAACGAAGTGGCGAGACGCTTCGCCTACGCGACAACGTATTCCAAATTGGGCGGACGGAGGGAGACCTTTGCCTTTCTCACGACGAACTTATCTCGTCACGCCACGTTTCGATTACCAGAGAATTCGTCGACAATCAGCACCGACTCAAGATTGCCGATCTGCAAAGCCGCAACGGTTTGTTCTTCAAAATCGTTAAGTCGAGGCTAGAAGATCAGGTTGAAGTGATCATCGGTGCCGGAAAGTACCGTTTTGAACTTCCCCCTGGCGTTCCTTCTCAGGCCTCTCCTCCCGAAATTACCTCAGGCGGCACCGTTTCCTTGGAATCGGCCACGGATGTCCAAGCCCCGGCCTGGGTCGAGCTCTTACCTGGTGGAAAGACCTCGACCACCTTGCTGGTAGAACCGGAATACTGGATCGGTCGAGGCAAAACGTGCCGTATTCGCCGCGAGAACGATGCTTTCGCCAGCCGCAAACATGCTTTATTGCTGCGTAGCGAGAGTGGTCGGTGGTCGATCAAAAATAATAAATCCGTTAACGGCGTTTGGCTACGCATGCCCCAGGCCACCCTCGCTCCCGGCCAACACTGCGAATTTCGGATCGGCGAGCAATTGTTTCACCTCAAATTTGGGGCCTGACAATTGTCTAGCGAGTTAGTGCCTCCCCCAATCGCACGGGCCTCTTAAATTACGCCTGCCAATACGGCGAATTGGGAAGTCACACGGTTAACTAGGCTGCCCAAAAAGCGGGTACGAGGTAAAATTCCATGATGGAATCTTGTACACCCTAAATCCCCAAAGTTCATGGCAGACAATTCCAACGTTCCAGAGGACTCCCCCCCTCCGGCAGAGAACCCCCAGCAAGGCAAGCCAGCGGAGCACGTCCCCTTTACGCTGACAGCGGATAAGGTGCGCAAATTCCCCACCACCTCTGGTGTCTATATCTTTAAAGACGATAAGGGACGCGTGATTTACGTGGGCAAGGCGAAGAACCTACGCTCGCGGGCGAGTTCCTATTTTCTGGCCGAAGCTGCGGTCGATCAGCGCACCGGCTATTGGGTGAACGAGATTGCCGATGCCGACTTCCTGGAGACCGAAAACGAGGTCGACGCCCTCCTGGCCGAATCACGGCTCATCAAAGATGTCCAGCCAAAATACAACAAGGAACAAAAAGACGACAAAACGTTCCCCTACCTGATGATCACCCAACGTGAGGACTTCCCACGGGTGGAGTTCACGCGGGAACCACGCGACAAGAACGCCAAGCTGTACGGTCCCTTCGCTAGTGCCAGTGCGCTGCGTGGAGCCATTCAAGTGCTGCAGCGTATTTTCAAATTTCGCACCTGCGACCTCGATATCGACGAAACGGATGAACGCTGGAAGTGGTTTCGCCCGTGCCTTCTCGCCAGCATCGATCAATGCACCGCGCCCTGTAACCTCAGGATCAGTAAAGAAGAATACCGCAAGGATATTCGTCGCCTGCAGATGTTTCTGGAAGGCAACGGGACGCGTCTGGTGAAGCAGCTCCAAGAAGAGATGCGAGAAGCCTCCAAAAACCTGGAATTCGAGAAAGCGGCCAAGTTACGCGACGAGATCACCATGCTCGACCGCCTCGACGAACGGGGCGAGTTGGAAACTCATGCCCAACCCGAGGTGTTTTATGTCGATCCCAAAAAGGGACTAGCTGGCCTGCGTAAAGTACTCGGCCTGACGACGACACCACGGACGATTGAAGGGGTCGACATTGCTCACCTCGGTGGCAGTGACACGGTAGCCAGCCTGGTGCAGTTTTTGGATGGCCTCCCTTTCAAGCCAGGTTATCGCCGCTTTAAGATTCGTGGCGTTGACGGCATAGACGACTTTCGCAGCATCCACGAAGTAGTCGCGCGGCGATTCAAACGCCTGAGTGACAATTCCGAGGTCTTCCCTGATATTCTCTTAATTGATGGTGGTAAAGGGCAACTTAACGCCGCCATGGCAGCTTTTCGCGATCTGCGGATTGAACCTCCTACGGTCATCTCGCTTGCCAAGCGAGACGAAGAAATTTATCGCCCCGGCGAAAGCGAACCAATTCGCTTGAGTCGACACTCATTTGCGTTGCGGTTACTGCAGTACGTTCGTGACGAATCTCACCGCTTCGCGCAGCACTACCACCATTTGCTGCGGGAAAAACGAACGTTCGATCGATAGCTTCAAGCGAAACGGTCGGCTAAACTCGGTAACCTGAACCTACCCAATTCGGCACGGAGGCAAGCGGCATGGCTCGCAACGAGCAACTCATTCGGCAGCACAAGATCTTGCAAATCCTTGAACGATATCGCTATGGTTGCCTCTTAGAAGAGATCCGCGATTCGCTAGTGGATGAATTGGGCCTCTCATCGCTGCACACGCGTACGGTGCGCCGTGATATCGAGTCGCTTCAATCGGCTGGTCTCGATATCGACGTCCACGATTCTGGCCGAGGGCGTGTCTGGAAACTTGG is a genomic window containing:
- a CDS encoding FHA domain-containing protein, encoding MSDLQDRHTLLESNDDSASVPARTSKRSQNQTHPPDAELFRPTQRPPVSILTVCDDGKRSGETLRLRDNVFQIGRTEGDLCLSHDELISSRHVSITREFVDNQHRLKIADLQSRNGLFFKIVKSRLEDQVEVIIGAGKYRFELPPGVPSQASPPEITSGGTVSLESATDVQAPAWVELLPGGKTSTTLLVEPEYWIGRGKTCRIRRENDAFASRKHALLLRSESGRWSIKNNKSVNGVWLRMPQATLAPGQHCEFRIGEQLFHLKFGA
- a CDS encoding excinuclease ABC subunit UvrC; translation: MADNSNVPEDSPPPAENPQQGKPAEHVPFTLTADKVRKFPTTSGVYIFKDDKGRVIYVGKAKNLRSRASSYFLAEAAVDQRTGYWVNEIADADFLETENEVDALLAESRLIKDVQPKYNKEQKDDKTFPYLMITQREDFPRVEFTREPRDKNAKLYGPFASASALRGAIQVLQRIFKFRTCDLDIDETDERWKWFRPCLLASIDQCTAPCNLRISKEEYRKDIRRLQMFLEGNGTRLVKQLQEEMREASKNLEFEKAAKLRDEITMLDRLDERGELETHAQPEVFYVDPKKGLAGLRKVLGLTTTPRTIEGVDIAHLGGSDTVASLVQFLDGLPFKPGYRRFKIRGVDGIDDFRSIHEVVARRFKRLSDNSEVFPDILLIDGGKGQLNAAMAAFRDLRIEPPTVISLAKRDEEIYRPGESEPIRLSRHSFALRLLQYVRDESHRFAQHYHHLLREKRTFDR